The Herbiconiux sp. A18JL235 region GCTGGCGGTGATCGTCGCGGTAGCGGTGGCTCCGGCCCTCGCCCTCGGCCTCGGCTCGATCGCCTACGCGCGCACTCTGTTGCGCGGCATCTACGCGGAGCGCCTCACCCAGGCCGAGCAGAGGGAACAACAGTACGAGGAGGTGCGCGGCCGGTTCGTCGACGACGACCTGATGGGGGAGATGGGGGCGCTGCGGGAGGAGATCGTGCCGTTCCTGGCGCGCATCCGTCTCTCGGGAACCCTCAGCCCCGAAGACCGCGTGCGCGCGGGGGAGCTCGCAAGGAGCCTGCAGGCCGCGATCGCCGAGACGCAACAGCTCGACTCGCTGGGCGATCACGTCGACCTCCTCGTCGATGAGAGCGGTCTCTCACCGCGCCTCCACGAAGACGACCGGGCGACGCTGCGGGCGTTGCTCGTGGCGGTGCAGTCGTCGCCGCACACCCGCCCGGGGTCGATCATCCTGGAGCTGGTGGAGGGGGAGGACGACCGCTTCGGCATGCTGCGCTGCTCGAGCTCCGACGTGCGCGCGCTCCGCTCCGCCGTGCTCCCGTTCATCAGGATGACCCGGCTGATGATGCGCACCACCTCGGAGGAGGTGCAGGGCGACGAACTGCTGGTGCAGTTCGACATCGACCGCGTCGCGTGAGCCCGCGAGGGGTCGTGTCCCGGTGCGGAACCGCATCGAGTGGCGCTACTCCTGCTGCGCCGCGACCCTCGCCATGTCGAGCAGGAAGGTGCGCACCACGAGGGCGGCGCGGGCGTCGAGGCCGGTGGCGACCGCCATCATCCGGCGGTGCATCTCGCCAAGGGTCTGGCGCACTTCGTCGTCAGAGCCGGGAGTCGCCGTCACAGCGAGCGATCGGCGGTCGGTGGGGTGCGGGTGACGGGAGAGGTGGCCGGACTTCGTGAGGCGATCGAGCATCACGGTGACGGAGGCCGACTTCATGCCGAGGTGATCGGCGAGCGCCCCGGGAGTGACGACGCGCCCTTCGCGTTGGGCCTTGAGAAGGAAGCGCAGGGCGGTGAGGTCGTTCTCGCCCATCTTCATCGACTCGCGCGTGCGGCGACGCATCGCCTCTTCGGCGGCGCGGTAGGCGCGCAGTTCGGTCAAGACCTCCAAGCTGCGCCTCGAGGCCTGCGGTTCAGCGCCGCTCATCGCGATCGAAGACGTGCGAGTCGACCTGGTCGACGGCGTCTCTCATGCGGGTGAGAAAAGCCACGACGGTCTCGGCGTCGTCTTCGGACAGGCCCTCGATGATCTGCAGCAGCTCGGGCCGGGCGTCGCCCAGGGCTGCCGCCTCGAGCTCGCTGCTCGGTGTGCTCGGCACGATGATGAGCGCCCGACGGTCGAACGGGCTGGGCTGCCGGGTGAGGTGGCCGTTCTTCTCGAGGCGGTCGAGGAGGACAGTGATGGAGGCGCTCGTGATGCCGAGGTACTGCGCGAGCTCCTTGGGCCCGACGGCCTTGCCCTCGGCGGTGGCGCGCAGCAGGTAGCGCATGGCGATGAGGTCGTTCTCGCCCATGCCCATCGAGGCTTGGGAGCGGCGTCGCATGGCGGACTCGGCGGCGCGGTAGCTGCGCATCGCCTCCAGCACGTCTACTCCGCGCTGGTGTCCGGCATCATCGGCGTACCAGTAGTGGTTGGCCGACTCGGGGCGGTCGGTGGTCATCCTGTTATCGTAAACCCACTCGTTCGGGAACGGACTACGCGGCGGAGAGCAGTTCGGTGGGAACGGTGCTCTCGAAGGGAGCGCGCAGGAGTGCGGCGGCCTTGCCGAGCGAGAGTGCCTGCCCGGCCTCCACCGCCCGGTCGTAGCGGGTGCCCGAGAGGGCGACGTAGATGGAGCCGGCTCGCTCGACGAAGCCGAGGAAGCGCTCGCCGCACAGCACCTGGTACACACCCGAGTCGAGGCGCGCGACCGTGTAGGTCTCGCCGTTGGAGATGAGTTTCATGGTGTTCATGACTGCCGCCTCTCGTTGCGTCTGGCTCATTACTAGATAGCCTAACTAGTAGTTGGCAAAGAATCTTGGGGTTGACGGAATTCGGTCGCATCCGCTACGGCGCGAGCGGGGGTTTCCCCGTCGACCTCCGGCGAAACGCCGTGGTATTCACTACGCTAGCGACACGTGTAGTCGAGAGATCCGATCCGGCTCCACGATGTTCTGGAGGTAAGCCCATGGGTGATGTCTTCTCGACCGGCAGCGACGGGGGTGCCAGCTACTCGCAGCAGAGGCGGGCGCGCATCCGAGCATCCGAGGTGCGCAGGCGTGTGCTCGATGTCGCTCTCGAACGGGTGGAGGGCATCGGGCTCACCATCGGTTTCGAGCACATCGTCATGGACGATCTCATCCGCGAGGCGGGGGTTCCCCGGAGTTCGACCTACCGCCTCTGGGACTCGAAGGAGGCGTTCGTCGCCGATCTGCTCGTCGAGATCGCCTCCGAGACCTCGAACAAGCTCGCCGACAACGAGACCCTCGCCATCAGCGAGGGCATCCTGTTCGCCAACATCGACCGGTTGCGCAGCACCGACGACCGCGTGCGCGTGATGTACGAGGTCATCAGGGTCGCGCTCGAGCACAATTACCGCGCCGTCATCGAGTCGGTGCCGTGGCAGTCGTACGTGGGGCTCTCGGCGACGCTCCTCAGCCAGATGGAGTCGTCGGCCCGAGAGGACATCGAGCAGGCGCTGCGGTCGGGCAGCTCCGACTTCATCGACCGCATGGCCGAGTTCCACGGCTGGTTCTCGGGGATTCTCGGCTATCGGCTGAAGGCGGAGTGGGACGGCGACTACCGTCCCTACGCCGTCGTCATCTCGGCGGTGGTGGAGGGGCTCGGCCTCCGGCATCTCGGCAACCCGCAGCTCGTCGACGCCACCTACCGGGGCCCGGCGACGATCGCCTCCGACGACCCGGAGTGGGCGCTGCCCGCGATCGCGCTGGTGGCCATCCTCGAGCGCTTCCTGGAGCAAGACCCCGACTACGACGTCGAGGCCACCGTGGCGCTGCTGGAGGCGATGAAGGCGCAGCGGGAGACCGGTGCGGTCACCGGCATACCCGGCGGCTCCGAGTCCGATTCCGAGGGAGAGCAGGCCGAGGGGGAGCAGGCCGAGGGGTCAGGCGATGGCGCACGTGCCGACGGCTCCGACGGCGATGCGCCCCCGCACGGAGTCGGCGTCGCGCACGAGCGCGGCTGACGCGGCGGTGAGCAGCTCCTCGTAGGGCACACCCGCGGCCACCACCACACCGAAGCTCGCCGACGACGCGTCGTCGATGCCGGTCGTCTGCGTCTCGTACTCGCGGTGCAAGGCGGTGGCGAGCCGGTGGGCGGTGGCGAGCAGCGGCTCCAGCGATTCCGAGGCGTCGTCGGCCCCGAACATCAGCAGCCAGCGGTCTCCGTCGACCCCGATCACGGCGCCGGCGGGAGCGTCGCGCACGACGAGCCGGGTGAGGGTGCGCTGCAGCTCGCGGCCGTGGGCGACGCCATAGGCGCCCCGCAGCTCGCCGAGCAGGTCGATGGTTCCCACCAGGAAGGCGGCGCGGGGCAGCTCGGTGAGCCGTCGTCGCGCGAGCTGATCGAAGGCCTTGGCGCCGAGCACCCGTTCCCGTGCGCCGCTCGGGTCGCGTCGGCTGAGGCCGCGTCGAGCATCCTGAACCCTGATGGCGATGATCCCCGCGCCGCCGAGAACCACGAGAACCAGGTTGATGCCGGTGGCCCCTGCGCTACCGAACACCCCCTCGAACAGCGGATGCCCGGGGCCGGCGACGAGGTAGGCGAGGCTGCGCAGAACGACGTAGACGCCGTGCACGGCGAGTGTCCCGGCGAGCACCCACGCACCGGCGAAACGGCGCAGGCGCGGGCGCAGCGACTCCGCCACGACGAGCACCGAGAACAGCGCGAGCCCGAGCATCTTCTCGGGGGCACCCGCCCACCTCGATCCGTCGTGGGAGGGCAGGGCGGAGACGACTCCGACGAGCAGCGCGACGGCGCCGACGCCGAGCACGAAGGGTCGCCGCCCGTTGAAGGCGCGGCACCCCATCCACACCGAACCGAGCGTGAGCACCATGGCCGCGTTGCCCACCGCCACCGACCACCAGATGTCGTGACTGCTGCCCGACACGTAGTAGGCGACCGAGCAGAGCACCGCCGACACGAAGGTGAGTGACCAGTAGCGCCCGGCGTCGTCGGCGGGTCGGCGGAGCTTGTCGACGAAGAACACGGCGGCGAGCGGGATGATCGTGAAGCTCATCGCCGCCAGCAGCGTCGGGTAGTCGAGGCCCATGCCCGGATCCTCCCTCGTCGTGGGCGGGAGCGGTGCTCAGCCCCGCCGGCCGCGACCGCCGATCGCCGTGGCGCGGCCCAGGGCCACCAGGGCGATTCCCGCGGCGATGATGACCGCCATGCCGATCAGACCGCCGGAGGCGCCCGTGACATCGGCGCCGGTGTCGGCGAGACGGTTGCCGCCGCCGGCATCAGGAGTCGGAGTCGGGGTGGGTGAGGGTGTGGGAGCCGGGGCGGGCAGCGCGGCGAGCGCGTTCACCGCCTCGACCCGGCCGGTGCCGGTCACGTTCTCCCGCGAGACGTTGCGGATGCGCTGCTCGGGCATCGCCGTCGCGGTCGACACCAGGGCGTGGCGCAGCTGCTCGGCGGTGGCATCGGGGGAGTACTCCAAACCCAGCGCCGCGACCGCGCCCGCGTTCGGCGTCGCAGCCGAGGTGCCGCCGAAGCGGAACTCGCGCTTCGCGCCGGCGGGGAAGAAGGTCGTCAACGACTGGTCGACCGACACGACATCGGGCTTCGACCTCGTGACCGGGTCGATGATCGGCACCGGCGTCGACTTCGTACCCGTCGCTGGCTCCCACAGGTAGCGCACGGGGCCGACTCCGGAGTAGTCCTCGATCACGTCGGGGGTGAGCACCGACGCCGCTCCGACCGTCAGCACCGACTCGTCGCCCGCGTGGCCCCAGATGCTCGGGCCGATGGTCACTCCGTCGGCCCAGCCCCGCCCGTCGCCGAGGCTCGACACCCCGCCATCGTCGAGCATGAACTGGATGCGCACCTCGGGTGTGCCGGGGTGGAAGCCCTCGAGATGAAGCCTCACCAACGCGAACGTGAAGCTGGCCGGGTTCTCGATCCCCGCCGGCGGAGCGAACTCCGTCGACGCGTACGGCGTGGTGGTCTCGGCCCCAGGGCTCTGCGGCACGAGGGCGGTACCGTCTTCGTCGAGGGCGATGATGAGGAAGACGGTCTCGACACCCCAGACCGGCTCGGCCCACTGCGCCTTGATCGTGCCGGCCAAGGTGCCCTCCGGCGTCAGGGGCAGGCCCATCGTGGCGCGGAGCAGCGGGTCGTGCCCTTCGCGCGCGAAGTTCTGGCAGTCGACGACGAGCTCGGGCTGCTGCACGACCGCGCGGGCCTCCTCGGCAACGATCTCGGGGCACGGGCCGAAGCTCGAGACCTTCGTGGTCCACGATCCCGTGCTCTGGTCGTCGCGGAACCCGGGCTCGGTGCCCTGGCTGGCCTGACCGATGCTCGATTGGTTCTGCGCCGCCGAGAGGTAGAGCACACCCTGCTCCACGGCCTTGCGAGCGCCGGTGCCCACCACGCCCTCCTGATAGAGGGGCTCGTCGGGGAAGGTCGCGTCGTCGACGATGATGTCGGCGCCCGCCTCGACGAGCCGGTTGATGTTGTCGGCGTACGCCGCCTCGTTGGCCCCCGCCGTCGCGAACATGAGCTCGGCGCCTGGTGCCACACCGTGCACCAGCTGAGCCATGGCCCTGCCTTCGTCGGTGTTGGTGAGCAGCTTCGGGTTGCCGTCTTCGATGATGAGGATGTCGGTGGTGTACCCGCAGGGGTTGGTGCTGCCGGGCAGCGCGCCGGCGGCGATGTCTTCCGCCATCGTGCGGTAGGGGTCGGTGACGACGGCGAAGGAGTCGGAGATGATGCCGACCTTCACGCCGGTGCCGTCGACTCCGAAGCGTTCGCGGGCGGCAGCGGAGTTGAGCGCGCCGGGTGCGTCGGCTTCGACGTCGAGCGGGTTGCAGGCCGTGTTGCCGGAGGACGCCGGCGCGGAGGCGATCGTCGCACTCGCCGAGTGGCCGAGAACGGGCTGCTGCACCGGCCTCACCGAGACCACGCCGGGCAGGGCGGCGAGCTGCTCGAACGCCGTCGGGGCGGCCGTGACGACGATGGTGGGCTGCGAGGTCGTGACCGTGAGGATCTCGCCCGAGCCGGCCACCGCATCCCGAGCGGCGTCGAGCGCGTCGGCGCTCGCGAACAGCACGGTCACGGGGGTGCGGCCCTGGTCGTCGAAGGTGAGGCCGAGGGTGGGGTCGAGGGTGTCGCCGATCGCAGCGCTCCCCGAGCCCTCGGCGCCGCCCGTTCCCGAGGCCTCGTCGGCGAGCAGGGCGAGGCTCTGCGCGAGCACCTCGACCCGCGGTGCGGGCGCGGGGGGAGTGGTCGTCGCGAAGGCGGGCGCCGCGCCGGCGGCCGCGAGGAGAAGGCCGAGGCCCAGTGCGGTGGCGGCGGTGCCGAGCACTCCGCGGTGTGAGCGGCGCGCCCCGGCGCCGGTCGAGTCTGTCATCTCTTTCCATCCCCCTGTGTCGCGCATCGCTGCGCACTCGATCGTAGCGACGGCGGATGGCCCGCTGGGGCGGCAACGTGATTCCCCGTGGCGCTCCGGATGCGCGGATTAACGACACATGAGGTGACGAGAACGACGTGGTTCTCGGCTGCCGTTCAGGTGCCGCGGGGTCGCGGTGAGGCTGGTGCACCAGGCGGCGGAACGACCGCCTCAGCCCGACACATCCGTTAGATCCCAGGGGAACTCATGACCGAACTCGAGCCCACCGGCACCGACCTGAAGAGCGGCGTCGACCGCCGCACCGTGATGAAGGGGGCCGCCTGGTCGCTCCCCGTCATCGCCCTCGCCGTGGCGACTCCCGCCGCATCGGCGTCGGGAACCACCGACATCGGCGCCTACGCCCTCAACGGGTCGTGCGGCACCCTGGGCATCCTCGGCCCTGGCTTCACGCTGACGGCCGGCGCCACGGAGCCCATCCCGGCCAACACGACCGTGCTCATCAACGGAAGCGGCGTCGCCAACATCGGCGTCTTCTCCGTCTCGGGCGGCACGGCGAACGTCGCCGTGCTGAGCGGTACCAGCCGCCTGATCACCCTCACCTCCGCCGTGCCCGCGGGTGCCACCATCTCGTTCCGCACCACGCTCTCGATCACCGTCGCGTTCACGCTGAACGCCACGGCGACCCTGCCCACCGGCTACGTGGGCACGGGCGGCAAGCCGGCCGGTTCGGTCACCTCGACCCTGGTGCTCTGCTCCACCACCTGACCGGTGGCTCACCCCCGTGGCCGCCCGCGATCGTCACGATCGTCGGCGGCCACGGGTGTCTCCGCCCGCTGCAGCCCTTCCGGCACACTCTCCGCCGGTCGACTCCAGGAGAAGCCTCACCATGACCACCGCCGTCGGCACCGCACTCGCGCTCACCCTCGCCGTGGTCTTCGGGTGGAGCGGCGTGGCCAAGCTCAGCACGCCTGGGTCGACGCGGAGGTCGCTCGAGGAGTTCGGTGTTCCCGGCCGCGCCGCCGGGTGGGGTGCCTGGGCGCTGCCTCTCGGCGAGTGCACGATCGCCATCGTGCTGATCGTCGTCCCCGGCCCCGCCTTCATCGTCGCCGGTGCCGCCTCGATCGCACTGCTCGTCGTGTTCTCCGTGGCGCTGGCCCGCGTCGTCCGTGCCGGTGAGGCGGTGCACTGCAACTGCTTCGGGGTGGCGTCGACCGCACCCGTGAGCTGGCGGAGCGTGGTGCGCAACCTGGCGCTGGTCGTGGTCGCGGGCGGCGCCGTGCTGCTCGGCGGCGACGCGGTCGCTCCGACGGTCGCGGGCTTCGCTCCCGCCCAATGGACTGCGTTCTTCGCCACGACGACGCTCGTGCTCGCGGTCGTGGCGGTCGTGGCGGTGGCCACGCGGGCCCGCGCCGGTCGGGCCTCGACGGCGGGTGAGGCGCAGCAGGGGGTCCTGGAACAGGGGCCCGGCCGCGACGGCGCCGAGTGGCCGGTTCCCGACCTGGAGGTCACCGATCGAGGCGGCCGGGCCGTCGAGCTCGCCACCATCGCGTCGGCGCGGCCGACCCTCCTCGTGCTGCTCTCCGCCGACTGCACGCCCTGCACGACCGTCGCCGCCCGGCTCGACGGGTGGGCGGATGCGGTGGGCGCATCCGTCGGCGTCGCCGTGCTCACTTCAGCCGAGCCGCGCACCTTCGCCGAGCGGTATCCGCACCTCGGCGCCCCGGTCTACTACGGCTCGAGATCGTTGATGGCGGCGGCGCAGATCGCCGGACTCCCGGCGGCACTCCTGCTCACGCCGGCCCGCACGGTGGCGGCCGGCCCGGCCCAGGGAAGCGACGAGGTGGCGGAATTGCTGAGCGCGATAGGCCATGTCATCGGAGTCAATACCGATGTACTACCGGTTTCACACCATGAAATCGCCACCTGATGATCGGATTGACGACAGGCGTCGCCTCCCGGGCCTCCCCGGGATCCACGACTGTGCACATCATCAGCAGCGGGAACGGCGATTTCCCACGGGTTCATGAACGGGGTTCATTCATGAGTACGACTGATTCACCACTCCGGAGGTCGCTGGCCGATCTTCCGCGGCCCTCCACGCGCGGCACGATCGCCATCGGCGACACCGAGGTGTCGATGCTCGAGGTGCCGGCCGGCGGCACACCCCTCCGCAAGATCTGCCGCAACACGCCCAGTTCGGTCGAGTTCGTGTTCCCGCTCGACACCACGGTCGTCGTGCGCGACGAAGAGCGGGAGGAGAGCGCGGTGCGGGCCGACGAGGCGCTCGTGCTGATCGGCGCGCGGCGCTACGCGGTGTTCTCCGCTCAGCGCTCGGTGGCGGTCGCGGTGACGGTGCCGCGGCTGGCGGTCGACGAGTACGTGACGGATGCGGGACGCTCGACGATCATCCGCGACTCGGCGGTGCTGGGGCCGGTGAAGAAATTCCTCGGCGGCGTCATGGAGACGCCTGGCGAACTCGAGCGGCTGTCGGCGTACTTCCTCGAGAAGCTGCTGTGGGAGATGACGGCGTCACTGCTGCTGGAGAACCGGGGCGCCGGAGGCATCGCAGCGCCGGCGCCGGGCCTCCTCGACCGGGCGATGGCGCAGATCGCCGCGTACCGCACCGACCAGAGCCTCACCCCGACGGTGCTCGCGCAGAGCCTCAGCATCTCGATGCGGCAGCTGCAGCGCATCTTCTCGAGCATCGGGTCGACGCCGTCACGTGAGATCCGCCGGCACCGCGCCGAGCTCGCCGTGTCGATGCTGAAGAACCCGGCGTTCCGGGTGCTCAACATCACGCAGGTCGCCCACCACAGCGGGTTCGCGGATGCGGCCGATCTGCGGCGGGCGTTCGAGGCGCTGGGCTACTGCACTCCCTCCCAGTTGAGGGCTCGCGGCGCCTGAGCCAGAAGCGATAGCCTCGGCGCGTGGGGGAGACCCGGGCTGGCGGCAAGGCCGAGAAAGCAGCGATCGACGAGCGGATCGCCGCGGTGGCGCGCGACGAGTTCGGATGGGAGACGCTCCGCCCCGGTCAGCTCGTCGCGGTGCGAGCGGTGGTGCAGGGGCACGACGCGCTCGCCGTGATGCCCACCGGGTACGGCAAGTCGGCGATCTACCAGCTCGCCGGTCACCTGCTCGACGGGCCCACGGTCGTGGTGTCGCCGCTCATCTCGCTGCAGGCCGATCAGGTGCGCAGCATCCGTTCCCGCACCGGCGACGGGCGCGAGGCGGTGGCGGTGAACTCGGGGCGCTCGAAGAGGGCGAACGACGAGGCTTGGGTGTGGGTGGCGAACGGGTCGGCGGAGTTCGTCTTCCTCGCCCCCGAGCAGCTGGCGCGAGACGAGGTGGTCGAGCGGTTGCGCGACCTCGGGGTGAGTCTCTTCGTCGTCGACGAGGCGCACTGCGTCACGTCGTGGGGGCGCGATTTCCGGCCGGCCTATCTGCGTCTGGGGGCGGTCATCCGTCGGCTGGGCGGGCCGCGCATCCTCGCCCTCACCGCCACCGGTTCGGCGCCCGTGCGCGACGAGATCGTGCAGCGGCTCGGCCTTCGCGAGCCGGAGGTGTTCGTGCACGGCTTCGATCGGCCGAACATCCGCCTCGCCGTGGAGCGGCACGAGAGTGAGCACGAGAAGGAGCGGGCGGTGCTCGAGCAGGTCACGCGGCTGGCGCCGCCCGGGCTGGTGTATCTCGCCACGCGGGGTGACACCGAGCGGGTCGCCGATGCGCTCGGCGCGACGGGGCTGCGCGCTGCCGCCTACCACGGAGGGCTCGGCGCACGGGAGCGGGCGGAGGTGCACGAGCTCTTCCAGGCGGGCGGGCTCGACGTGGTGGTGGCGACCTCGGCGTTCGGCATGGGGATAGACAAGCCGGATGTGCGGTTCGTCGTGCACGGCGACGTCACGGAGTCGCTCGACAGCTACTACCAGGAGCTCGGGCGGGCGGGCCGCGACGGCGAGCCCGCGTTGGCGACGCTGCACTACCGGCCCGAAGACCTGGGGCTGCGGCGGTTCTTCGCCGGCGGTCGGGTGTCGGAGGAGCGGGTGGGTGACGTGGTGGAGGCGCTGCTCGCGGGTGGCGGTGGCGTCGATGGTTCGGCCGTGCGTTCCGTCTCGGACCTCGTCGAGGCCACGGGCCTACCCGACCGGGCGGTGGAGAACATCGTCAACCTGCTCGTCGAAACCGGGTTGCTCGCAGAGGAGGGGGAGGGGGTCGTGCTCGCCTCCGCGGTGACCCCGGAACAGGCGTTCGACGCCGTCACCTCCGCGCGCGAGCGCCAAGAGCGCATCGACACCTCCCGCATCGTCCTCATGCAGGGGTACGCCGAGACGCGTGGCTGCCGCCGCCAGTTCCTCCTCGGCTACTTCGGCGACGACCTCGCCGCGCCCTGCGGCAACTGCGACGTCTGCACCCGCCGCGGCTGGGGCCCGGGTGGAACGGATGCGCGTCCCGGGCTCAGGGGCGATGGTGCTGCCGGTGTTGCCGACGCCTCGGTGCCGACCCCAGAGGCCGGCGGGCTCCCGGAGGCTGGTGCGCCCACTGCGCCACCGTACGCCGAGGGCGACGACGTCATCCATGTCGCCTGGGGCCCGGGCGAGATCGTCTCCCTCGACGGAGACCGCCTCACCGCCTACTTCCCCGCCCAGGGCTACAAAGTCCTCTCCCTCGACGCCGTCCTCACCCGCGATCTCCTCCGTCCCGCCGCCCCCGAGTAGTGGCAGTGCCCTCCGCCGGCCGCAGGAGAAGCAGCCGCTCGGTAGGCTGGCGCAATGAGACTGCCCGTGAGAGCGACGTTGTTGGCGGGCATCCCTCTGGTGGTGATGTCGACGATCGGTGTGGTGCTGCTGGCCCAGGGCAAGACCGACGACGGGCGGGCGACCCTCGCCGTCGGGGTGATCGTCGCTGCGACGGCCGGCGCATCCGTCGTCTATCAGGTCGAGCGGTGGAGTTTGCGCACGCAGACGGCCGTGCACTTCGCGATCATGCTGGTGACTGTGCTCCCCGCCCTCCTGCTCAGCGGATGGTTCCCGCTCGACACCGCCTGGGGATATCTCGCCGTCGTCGCGACCTTCCTGGCCACGGGTCTCCTGCTCTGGATCGTCTTCTACGTCATTTTCACCAAGCTGGTCCCGAAGAGGGGCGGCGGCGCTGACGGGGTCACCGAGGCTCCGACACGTCCTCGATGAATCCGCGCAGGTCGGCGACGACGTCTTCGAGGTCGACGGAGTTCGCCGCCGCGAGATGAGCCGCGAGCCACGAGATGCACACCACCGCGGCGCCCACGACGTCGCTCGGCTCAGGCTGTTCCCGACCGTCGGGCCTCTCATCCGTGCCCTCGGTCAACGCCTCCAGTGCCACGGCCATCGCCGAGATGTTGGCCTCCATCGACTGGCCGCTGCTCTGCGAGATCACCGCGTCGAGCAAGACCCTCGCGGCCAGAGCACCGAGGCGAGGAATCTGAGCGTCGTCTGTCACCTATCACCCCATGAGAATCGTGGTGATAACCCTACGCTGCGCCCGTGCGCGAGGAAACGGCACGATTATCCGAAAAGCGGCCGATCGATGCCCATTTAGCTCTCAAATCCGCCGACAGTCTGAAAATCACTGTGTCGCCGAATGAAATACCGGCATGCTGGGGTCACGCCCAGCGACCCGTGCGCGAATTGTACACGTGTCGAGTAGTGAGACCCACGCTCTTCGACAGGCGCTGGCCGATACTGGAGACGAACGGATGACCGCATACTCAGGCCCGGAGGCACCCTCGAACGAGCCCGACGGGTTCGATGACGCTCACGATGCCCCGACCGAAGACCAGCGGATGCACGACGCCGCCTCGTGGATGTCCCGCGTCGTCGCCCGCGTGCCCGACCCCAAGGGCCCCCCGCTCCCCGGAATCGTCAGCCCCCTGCAGTTCTCCGCCGAGTTCGCCGTCAATGCGAACTCGGGAATCGTGAGCGTCACCCTCGGCAACGGCCGGGTGCGTCTGAGCGGCGGAGGCCTCGGCCCGTCGTCGGGTGCGCTCCGCATGTCTCTGCGCTGGACGGACGGCTTCCTCGCCCACGGCCTCGTCGTCGACGACGTGCTCGATGGTGGGTGGCGTGTGGTGTCGGTGTCCGACCGCGGCGCCGAGTTCACGGGCCCCTCGCTCGTCGCGAGCGCGCGAGAGGTCGAGGTGCCCACCATCACCATCCTCAAGACGTCGGAGCCCGAGCCCACCGACGAGTTCACGGCCCGCATCTGGGGTGAGGCGCCGGAATGCCGCGGTGCGAGCATCCGCGGCTGGTCCTGCACCGAGTAGCGGCCGCCGTCAGCCTTCGTCGGCCGCGTCTGCCTGCTCGAGGTGAAGCTCACGGAGCCGCCGCAGTGTCGCCCGGTTCACGCTCAGGTTGGTGAGTCCCGTCACCGTCATGACACCGGCCCAGGCCAGCTGCCACCACTTCTGCTGGGAGACGGCGTAGAACG contains the following coding sequences:
- a CDS encoding ATP-dependent DNA helicase RecQ, translated to MGETRAGGKAEKAAIDERIAAVARDEFGWETLRPGQLVAVRAVVQGHDALAVMPTGYGKSAIYQLAGHLLDGPTVVVSPLISLQADQVRSIRSRTGDGREAVAVNSGRSKRANDEAWVWVANGSAEFVFLAPEQLARDEVVERLRDLGVSLFVVDEAHCVTSWGRDFRPAYLRLGAVIRRLGGPRILALTATGSAPVRDEIVQRLGLREPEVFVHGFDRPNIRLAVERHESEHEKERAVLEQVTRLAPPGLVYLATRGDTERVADALGATGLRAAAYHGGLGARERAEVHELFQAGGLDVVVATSAFGMGIDKPDVRFVVHGDVTESLDSYYQELGRAGRDGEPALATLHYRPEDLGLRRFFAGGRVSEERVGDVVEALLAGGGGVDGSAVRSVSDLVEATGLPDRAVENIVNLLVETGLLAEEGEGVVLASAVTPEQAFDAVTSARERQERIDTSRIVLMQGYAETRGCRRQFLLGYFGDDLAAPCGNCDVCTRRGWGPGGTDARPGLRGDGAAGVADASVPTPEAGGLPEAGAPTAPPYAEGDDVIHVAWGPGEIVSLDGDRLTAYFPAQGYKVLSLDAVLTRDLLRPAAPE
- a CDS encoding DUF3021 domain-containing protein, translated to MRLPVRATLLAGIPLVVMSTIGVVLLAQGKTDDGRATLAVGVIVAATAGASVVYQVERWSLRTQTAVHFAIMLVTVLPALLLSGWFPLDTAWGYLAVVATFLATGLLLWIVFYVIFTKLVPKRGGGADGVTEAPTRPR